Proteins encoded by one window of Terriglobales bacterium:
- a CDS encoding sigma-54 dependent transcriptional regulator: MPTKADILIVDDEPNTLASLSRAFRLAGHEATVCDNAAKALELAKSRPFDLILSDVVMPNRDGLALLEDLKNNSVAAPVVMMSGQAHIEMAVKATRLGALDFLEKPLSTDKLLLTVENALKLKRLEQENRELKQRVGKHQIVWSGDAMKRVMMQIERVAQSESRVCIYGETGTGKELVARTLHEKSARANGPFVTLNCAAIPAELIESELFGHEKGSFTGAANRHIGKFEQAHHGTLFLDEIGDMPLAMQAKLLRVLEEGEVERIGGDKPVTVDVRVVVATHRDLEELVSEGKFRQDLFHRVYVFPLILPSLRERREDIPALVEHFAKLVSAQNGWKPMTFLPEAIDALANYAWPGNVRELRNVVERVMLLALDGQVDRAAVELALPRLKGTVASELKVSSTGPLSERVDSFEKQTILAELKRHGYNMTATAKELALERSHLYKKCQQLGIDLASLKAAGDN, translated from the coding sequence ATGCCGACGAAAGCCGACATCCTCATCGTAGACGACGAACCCAACACACTGGCTTCCCTCTCGCGCGCTTTCCGGCTCGCCGGACACGAGGCAACCGTCTGCGACAACGCCGCCAAGGCACTGGAACTCGCGAAGTCTCGACCGTTCGACCTCATCCTTTCCGACGTCGTAATGCCCAATCGCGATGGTCTCGCTTTATTAGAGGATCTGAAGAATAACTCCGTCGCTGCCCCAGTCGTCATGATGTCCGGCCAGGCGCACATCGAAATGGCCGTCAAAGCCACCCGGCTCGGCGCGCTCGACTTCCTCGAAAAGCCGCTCTCCACCGACAAACTACTGCTCACGGTCGAGAATGCACTGAAGTTGAAGCGACTCGAACAGGAGAACCGGGAACTCAAGCAGCGCGTCGGTAAGCACCAGATCGTTTGGTCAGGCGACGCCATGAAACGCGTGATGATGCAGATCGAACGGGTCGCGCAAAGCGAATCGCGCGTGTGCATATACGGCGAAACCGGCACCGGCAAAGAACTGGTCGCGCGTACGCTGCATGAGAAATCGGCACGTGCCAACGGGCCGTTCGTCACTTTGAACTGCGCTGCCATTCCAGCGGAACTCATCGAGTCCGAACTCTTCGGCCATGAGAAAGGTTCCTTCACTGGAGCCGCCAACCGTCACATCGGCAAGTTCGAGCAGGCACATCACGGCACGTTATTTCTCGACGAAATCGGCGACATGCCTCTTGCCATGCAGGCCAAGCTGTTGCGCGTATTGGAGGAAGGCGAAGTCGAACGCATTGGCGGAGACAAGCCCGTTACTGTTGATGTCCGAGTCGTCGTGGCGACTCACCGTGACCTCGAAGAACTCGTAAGCGAAGGCAAGTTCCGGCAGGACCTTTTTCACCGTGTTTACGTCTTCCCTCTCATCCTGCCCTCGCTTCGCGAACGCCGCGAAGACATCCCAGCCCTCGTCGAGCATTTCGCGAAGCTTGTGAGCGCACAGAACGGATGGAAGCCCATGACGTTCCTGCCCGAAGCTATTGATGCGCTGGCGAACTATGCCTGGCCAGGAAACGTTCGCGAACTGCGGAACGTGGTAGAACGGGTGATGTTGCTGGCGCTCGACGGCCAAGTTGATCGCGCCGCCGTAGAGCTAGCTCTTCCACGGTTAAAGGGCACTGTAGCGTCGGAGTTGAAGGTCTCCAGCACTGGCCCTCTTTCCGAACGGGTGGACAGCTTCGAGAAGCAGACGATCCTCGCGGAGCTCAAACGCCACGGCTACAACATGACAGCCACCGCGAAGGAACTCGCGCTTGAGCGCAGCCACCTGTACAAGAAATGTCAGCAGCTGGGAATTGATCTGGCATCGCTCAAAGCCGCAGGTGATAACTAA
- a CDS encoding ATP-binding protein, with the protein MSFRRRLLAVFAVIIVATVVAIGWAISRQTRQLFERTDNQRTEALVQQFRREFQRRGDEVAKRVQNIAENESIARMALDISHGGDPAAYLNEATNQARAYGLDFLEILSADGSIISSAQWPARFGYKETVPSKTSAQAFLKREELQDGTALGLFSVRAIRVGENPIYILGGERLDREFLFSLSLPPGMRAFLYRVQDGSFNAANLVGADPDTPNLEKLSSVIDEVKLSRNETSRIIHWSSDLRDAETFKAFPLKGQDDSLLAVLLIGHARRDLVQFLYDIRTVAFTVGGAGILFAILISLWLAARFTRPVEQLAEGARAVAAGNWDTRVEVPNTDELGELAEAFNSMTHEIISQREKLLQSERVAAWRELARRLAHELKNPLFPLQITVENLVRARELPPAEFDEVFRESASTLLAELTNLKTIIGRFSDFSKMPQPQLQRVQINDVIKGVVALHEPQFSAPGKPQITVRLELQDSLRLIEADPDLLHRALSNLVLNAMDAMPNGGTITFRTREQTDSVRIEIADSGTGLTPEECVRLFTPYYTSKQRGTGLGLAIVQSVISDHKGTITVESTPGQGATFRIELPKYSSGTVKADTAKVG; encoded by the coding sequence ATGAGTTTCCGCCGGCGTCTGCTTGCCGTATTCGCGGTCATCATTGTTGCCACCGTGGTTGCCATTGGATGGGCGATTTCCCGGCAGACCCGTCAACTGTTCGAACGCACCGACAATCAGCGCACGGAAGCGCTAGTGCAGCAGTTCCGGCGTGAATTTCAGCGTCGTGGCGACGAGGTGGCTAAGCGTGTGCAGAACATCGCCGAGAACGAAAGCATCGCACGCATGGCGCTCGATATCTCTCATGGGGGCGATCCGGCCGCTTACCTGAACGAAGCCACCAATCAGGCCCGGGCGTACGGACTGGACTTCCTTGAGATCCTCTCCGCCGATGGCAGCATCATCTCCTCCGCGCAGTGGCCCGCTCGTTTTGGCTACAAAGAGACCGTCCCGTCGAAGACATCGGCGCAGGCCTTTCTCAAGCGCGAAGAACTCCAGGACGGAACGGCCCTTGGACTCTTCTCAGTACGTGCAATTCGTGTTGGCGAAAATCCCATCTACATCCTCGGCGGAGAGCGTCTCGACCGCGAGTTTCTCTTCAGTCTGAGCCTGCCGCCGGGTATGCGCGCCTTTCTTTACCGTGTGCAGGACGGCTCCTTCAACGCCGCCAACCTCGTCGGCGCTGATCCCGACACCCCCAATCTCGAGAAGCTCTCCTCAGTCATCGACGAAGTGAAGTTGAGCCGTAACGAAACATCGCGAATCATCCACTGGAGTTCGGATCTCCGCGACGCCGAAACGTTCAAGGCCTTCCCGCTCAAAGGGCAGGACGACTCGCTCTTGGCCGTGCTGTTAATCGGCCACGCGCGGCGGGACCTCGTGCAGTTCCTCTACGATATCCGCACGGTCGCCTTCACCGTGGGCGGAGCAGGAATCCTCTTCGCCATCCTGATCTCCCTCTGGCTGGCCGCTCGCTTCACTCGTCCTGTCGAGCAACTTGCCGAAGGCGCTCGCGCCGTCGCCGCCGGAAATTGGGACACACGTGTCGAGGTTCCTAATACAGACGAACTCGGAGAACTGGCGGAAGCTTTCAACAGCATGACGCACGAAATCATTTCGCAGCGCGAAAAGCTGTTGCAGTCTGAACGTGTAGCGGCATGGCGTGAATTGGCCCGGCGATTGGCTCACGAACTGAAGAACCCGCTCTTCCCACTTCAGATCACGGTAGAGAACCTCGTACGCGCCCGCGAACTTCCGCCGGCTGAATTCGACGAAGTCTTCCGCGAAAGCGCCAGTACCCTGCTCGCCGAACTCACTAACCTTAAGACAATCATCGGACGCTTCTCCGACTTTTCGAAGATGCCGCAGCCGCAGTTGCAGCGCGTGCAGATCAACGACGTCATCAAGGGTGTGGTGGCGCTACACGAGCCGCAATTCAGCGCTCCGGGCAAACCGCAGATCACGGTCCGTCTGGAACTTCAGGACTCGCTTCGCCTGATCGAGGCCGATCCCGATCTCCTCCATCGCGCACTTTCGAATCTCGTGCTCAATGCCATGGATGCCATGCCGAACGGCGGCACTATTACCTTCCGCACGCGCGAGCAGACTGACTCCGTACGTATCGAGATCGCCGACTCCGGCACGGGACTTACACCCGAAGAGTGCGTGCGTCTCTTCACGCCCTACTACACCAGCAAACAACGCGGAACCGGGCTCGGACTCGCGATCGTGCAGTCTGTGATCAGCGATCACAAGGGAACGATCACAGTCGAGAGCACACCAGGACAGGGCGCGACGTTTCGTATTGAACTTCCGAAATACTCATCCGGCACCGTAAAGGCCGACACTGCGAAGGTGGGATAA
- the hppD gene encoding 4-hydroxyphenylpyruvate dioxygenase, with amino-acid sequence MENPLKLKRVHHVEFWVGNAKQAAYYYRKAFGFSQVAYSGLETGNRQMASYALSQHKTNFVLSTPLSCNHPAADHIKLHGDGVRDIALEVADADFAFEEAVRRGAKPFIEPHDLKDDHGTVRHAAVHTYGDTIHSLISYKDYDGPFLPGFSEAVIEERDTGILRVDHMVGNVDLGKMNHWADFYHNVFGFHRYISFDDKDISTEYSALMSIVMSDDSYSVKFPINEPAPGRRKSQIDEYLEAYCGPGVQHVALQVKDVLYTVDRLQQNGVEFLRVPDSYYEILTDRVGKLDEPLEEIKRLGILVDRDQEGYLLQIFSKPVEDRPTVFFEIIQRKGSRGFGKGNFKALFEAIELEQARRGNL; translated from the coding sequence ATGGAAAACCCTCTTAAGCTGAAGAGAGTTCACCACGTTGAATTCTGGGTGGGAAACGCCAAGCAGGCCGCTTACTACTATCGCAAGGCGTTCGGCTTTTCGCAGGTTGCGTACTCCGGGCTTGAAACCGGCAATCGCCAGATGGCGTCGTATGCCCTGTCGCAGCATAAGACCAACTTCGTGTTGAGCACGCCGCTAAGCTGTAACCACCCGGCGGCCGATCACATCAAGCTCCACGGAGATGGTGTTCGCGATATCGCGCTTGAAGTGGCCGACGCCGACTTCGCTTTCGAAGAAGCTGTCCGGCGCGGAGCCAAGCCATTCATCGAACCGCACGATCTGAAGGACGACCACGGTACCGTGCGCCACGCTGCTGTACATACTTACGGCGACACCATCCACTCGCTCATTTCCTATAAAGACTACGATGGCCCGTTCCTCCCGGGATTCAGCGAGGCGGTGATTGAAGAGCGCGATACCGGCATCCTGCGCGTGGACCACATGGTCGGTAACGTCGATCTCGGAAAGATGAATCACTGGGCGGACTTCTACCACAACGTCTTCGGCTTCCATCGCTACATCAGTTTCGACGACAAGGACATTTCGACCGAGTACTCGGCGCTTATGTCGATCGTCATGTCCGACGACTCGTATTCGGTGAAGTTCCCCATCAATGAGCCCGCTCCCGGACGCCGCAAATCTCAAATCGACGAATATCTCGAAGCCTATTGCGGCCCCGGCGTTCAACACGTCGCGCTACAGGTGAAGGACGTCCTTTACACCGTCGATCGTCTGCAGCAAAACGGTGTCGAATTCCTGCGCGTACCCGATTCCTACTACGAAATCCTCACCGACCGCGTCGGCAAACTCGACGAGCCGTTGGAAGAAATCAAGCGGTTGGGCATCCTTGTTGACCGCGACCAGGAAGGCTACCTGCTCCAGATCTTCTCAAAGCCAGTGGAAGACCGCCCTACAGTGTTCTTCGAGATCATCCAGCGCAAGGGCAGCCGCGGCTTTGGCAAGGGGAACTTCAAAGCACTGTTCGAAGCGATTGAGTTGGAGCAGGCCCGTCGCGGCAATCTATAA
- the hmgA gene encoding homogentisate 1,2-dioxygenase: MATTKPTTKTEPLQYHSGFGNEFASEAIPGALPVGQNSPQQAPLGLYAEQLSGTPFTAPRVSNRRTWAYRVRPSVMHKPYTPLPQRLLRSTPFDEVPTPPNQLRWNPIAIPSEATDFVDGLITIAGNGDASMQSGVAIHIYVANKSMVDRAFYNADGELLIVPQMGELLIHTEFGRIGLKPGEICVIQRGIKFRVELLEKQARGYVCENYGGLFRLPDLGPIGANGLANPRDFQTPTAAFEDRDCDFRVVAKFMGRLWEAQYNHSPLNVVAWHGNYAPYKYDLSRFNCINTVSFDHPDPSIYTVLTSPSEIAGTANCDFVIFPPRWMVAEHTFRPPWFHRNFMNEFMGLIFGEYDAKAEGFVPGGASLHNCMSGHGPDADTYAKASTADLKPQKLTDTLAFMFETRFICRPTKYAMDTAELQHDYFECWQGLKKNFKG, translated from the coding sequence ATGGCGACCACCAAGCCAACAACAAAGACTGAGCCGTTGCAGTATCACTCCGGTTTCGGCAATGAATTCGCCAGCGAAGCGATTCCCGGCGCACTGCCGGTCGGACAAAACTCCCCCCAGCAGGCGCCACTTGGACTTTACGCCGAACAGCTCAGCGGCACTCCGTTTACAGCGCCGCGCGTTTCAAACCGTCGTACGTGGGCCTATCGCGTTCGTCCTTCCGTGATGCACAAGCCTTACACGCCTCTTCCGCAGAGGCTGCTGCGTTCCACGCCCTTCGACGAAGTCCCAACGCCTCCCAATCAACTTCGCTGGAATCCCATCGCCATCCCCAGCGAAGCCACCGATTTCGTGGACGGCCTCATCACCATTGCTGGGAACGGCGACGCTTCCATGCAATCGGGTGTCGCCATTCATATCTATGTCGCGAACAAAAGCATGGTGGACCGTGCCTTCTACAACGCCGATGGCGAACTGCTCATCGTGCCGCAGATGGGCGAGCTGCTAATCCACACTGAGTTCGGACGCATCGGCTTAAAGCCCGGCGAAATCTGCGTGATACAGCGCGGCATCAAGTTCCGCGTCGAACTGCTCGAAAAACAGGCGCGCGGCTACGTCTGCGAAAACTACGGCGGCCTTTTCCGGCTCCCCGATCTTGGTCCGATTGGTGCCAACGGACTCGCGAACCCGCGCGACTTCCAGACGCCCACCGCCGCCTTCGAAGACCGCGATTGCGACTTCCGTGTCGTAGCCAAGTTCATGGGACGCCTCTGGGAAGCCCAGTACAATCACTCGCCGTTAAACGTCGTCGCCTGGCATGGCAATTACGCGCCTTACAAGTACGATCTCTCGCGCTTCAACTGCATCAACACCGTCAGTTTCGACCACCCCGATCCGTCGATTTACACCGTGCTCACTTCGCCGTCGGAGATTGCCGGCACGGCCAATTGCGATTTCGTCATCTTCCCGCCACGCTGGATGGTCGCCGAGCACACTTTTCGTCCGCCGTGGTTCCATCGCAACTTCATGAACGAGTTCATGGGCCTCATCTTCGGCGAGTACGACGCCAAGGCGGAAGGCTTTGTCCCCGGTGGTGCCAGCCTGCACAACTGCATGTCCGGTCACGGACCTGACGCAGATACGTACGCCAAGGCCTCAACTGCCGACCTTAAGCCGCAAAAGCTCACAGACACACTGGCCTT
- a CDS encoding ABC transporter substrate-binding protein, translated as MKPIAFRLLAISSAALLLISAAFARTRPRYGDPLRVQFREVVPEYEGAPDLLVGPVFETLVTIHDNGRLQPGLALRWTTPDNGSRWDFTLRTGVQFHDGTPLSAAKLSQVPVPGCKLLLSSIAMMYQCDSPRPNLPSILSQPEYAVILTSGNDVFGTGPFRIETRTPGTISLKAFDNYWGGRPYLDTLEIKTGRNSRDQLNDFSFDHVDVVELAADMLRRLQQERMRVELSRPSVTLLLVFNSKKTELGDLRIRQAISLAIDRGSIHSVIFQRQGEVAGSLLPNWLTGYAFLFPTAPDQAKARDLLKQAGRPPAITIGYDPTESVQRLIAERVALNLRDVGIAGSAVASNSADLRIETVSVSSLNPAVALNALVEKLSIMQPFTSDNIESLYSNERTALQTYSAIPLVHIPKVTALKERVRNFDPSPAGQWRFADVWLAPRTTGGKP; from the coding sequence ATGAAGCCTATAGCGTTTCGATTACTTGCAATCAGTAGTGCGGCGCTATTGCTGATTTCAGCAGCCTTCGCGCGAACACGTCCGAGGTATGGCGACCCATTGCGGGTGCAGTTCCGGGAAGTCGTACCGGAATACGAGGGCGCGCCCGACCTGCTGGTCGGCCCCGTGTTCGAAACGCTCGTCACGATTCATGACAATGGTCGCCTACAACCCGGACTTGCGCTTCGTTGGACGACGCCCGACAACGGCTCCCGCTGGGATTTCACCCTCCGCACCGGCGTCCAGTTCCACGATGGAACCCCGCTTTCGGCCGCCAAACTCAGCCAGGTACCCGTACCCGGATGCAAGCTGCTGCTCTCCTCGATCGCGATGATGTACCAGTGCGACTCACCTAGGCCTAACCTGCCGTCAATTTTGTCGCAGCCGGAATACGCGGTCATCCTGACCAGCGGCAACGACGTCTTCGGCACTGGTCCGTTCCGAATCGAGACACGTACGCCCGGCACGATCAGCCTGAAAGCATTCGACAACTACTGGGGCGGGCGCCCGTATCTTGACACGCTTGAGATCAAGACCGGGCGTAACTCCCGCGATCAACTCAACGACTTCTCTTTTGATCACGTCGACGTCGTTGAACTCGCCGCCGACATGTTGCGACGGCTCCAGCAGGAACGCATGCGCGTCGAATTGTCGCGCCCATCCGTAACCCTACTGCTGGTCTTCAACTCGAAGAAGACCGAGTTGGGTGACCTCCGCATTCGTCAGGCGATCTCGCTGGCGATCGACCGCGGTTCCATTCATTCGGTCATCTTCCAGCGACAGGGCGAGGTGGCGGGAAGCCTGCTCCCAAACTGGCTTACCGGATACGCGTTCCTCTTCCCGACCGCTCCAGATCAGGCAAAAGCTCGCGATCTTCTGAAACAAGCTGGACGCCCACCTGCCATCACGATTGGCTATGATCCCACAGAATCTGTTCAACGCCTGATCGCCGAACGTGTAGCTCTGAACCTGCGCGACGTCGGCATTGCTGGATCGGCGGTTGCCTCCAACTCTGCTGATCTCCGGATCGAGACTGTTTCCGTGTCATCGCTCAATCCGGCCGTTGCTCTGAACGCCTTGGTCGAAAAGCTGTCGATCATGCAGCCGTTTACCAGCGACAATATCGAATCGCTCTATTCCAATGAGCGCACCGCGCTTCAAACCTACTCGGCGATTCCTCTCGTTCACATTCCGAAGGTCACCGCACTCAAAGAACGCGTTCGCAACTTCGATCCGTCGCCCGCAGGGCAATGGAGGTTCGCCGACGTCTGGCTTGCACCGCGCACAACGGGAGGTAAGCCATGA
- a CDS encoding ferritin family protein yields MRNFDSLTEREILALAISLEEEDERVYADFADGLRQEFPASADVFEEMRKEESGHRRRLIELHQQKFGEHIPLIRRQDVKGFIHRRPVWLVRPLGIDTVRNTAAAMEVEARRFYERAAARAKDASVRQLLDDLAQEERHHERSAEELEAEKLRPDVKAKEDEANRRLFVLQVVQPGLAGLMDGSVSTLAPVFAAAFATRNSHDALIVGLAASVGAGISMGFAEALSDDGALTGRGHPWIRGVICGLMTTLGGIGHTVPFLIPNFHAAFIAAVIVVVAELAIITWIRKRYMDTPILSAAFQVIVGGVLVFITGILIGSA; encoded by the coding sequence ATGAGGAACTTCGACAGCCTTACCGAACGCGAAATACTCGCCCTGGCCATCTCGCTGGAAGAAGAGGACGAACGCGTATACGCCGACTTTGCCGACGGCCTTCGGCAGGAATTCCCTGCCTCCGCCGATGTCTTTGAGGAAATGCGCAAGGAAGAGTCCGGCCATCGCCGGCGGCTAATTGAACTCCACCAGCAAAAGTTCGGCGAGCACATTCCCCTCATTCGTCGGCAGGACGTAAAGGGCTTTATCCACCGGCGTCCGGTCTGGCTGGTGCGCCCGCTTGGAATCGATACGGTCCGTAACACGGCTGCGGCCATGGAAGTGGAAGCCCGCCGCTTCTATGAACGTGCCGCAGCCCGCGCCAAGGACGCTAGCGTCCGGCAGTTGCTCGACGACCTTGCCCAGGAAGAGCGTCACCACGAGCGTAGCGCCGAAGAACTTGAGGCGGAAAAGCTGCGTCCCGACGTTAAGGCCAAAGAAGACGAAGCTAATCGGCGCCTGTTTGTACTCCAAGTCGTCCAACCCGGACTTGCCGGTCTTATGGACGGCTCCGTCTCCACCCTGGCCCCCGTGTTCGCGGCTGCCTTTGCCACCCGGAACAGCCATGATGCCCTTATCGTAGGCCTCGCCGCATCTGTGGGAGCGGGTATCAGTATGGGCTTCGCCGAGGCGCTTTCCGACGATGGCGCTCTCACCGGACGTGGCCATCCGTGGATTCGTGGCGTTATCTGCGGCCTAATGACCACTCTGGGCGGGATTGGGCACACCGTTCCGTTCCTTATTCCCAACTTCCACGCCGCTTTTATTGCCGCTGTGATCGTGGTGGTCGCAGAGTTGGCCATCATCACGTGGATACGAAAACGCTATATGGACACTCCCATCCTTTCCGCCGCTTTCCAGGTCATCGTCGGAGGGGTGCTCGTTTTCATCACTGGAATCCTGATTGGCAGTGCCTGA